The genomic stretch TTCGCCACCATGGAGTGTTGCCAGTCGCGGAGAAGTCCGGGCCGCCATCGTGCGACAGATCAAACCCGGCCCCCGGTGAAAAATCATATCTTATTCCCGCCTCGACAAGATGCTCATGAACTGTTGGCGACACACCGTAGCGCCCCGCACGGTGTGATATTGGCGTGAAGCCGAATACTTTTTCAAATGCATCAATCAAAGTGCGGAGCTTTTGCCGATGCAACGTCGCTGACAGATTGCACTGGTAGGAAGTTACAGCTGTATGTTCCCCCTCAAAAGGGGGTGTCACCCATGCATGAAGATGTAATCCCAGATCCGCTTTGCCTGTTTCATGCAGGGTTTTGAAATAAGCAACACTCGCTGCGTCCTGCATCAGCGGCCATGTAATGAAATAAAGAGGCTTGATTCCATTCCGGTCACACACAGACTGAAAACGGGCAATGTCCTCAGGCGGCGCGACCTTATGCGTTTTGTAGTCTGAATTGTCCCAGTCAAAAATTTCTTCGGTATCGACGGTCACGAGAAGGGACGGGCTTATGTCCGGCAACTCACATAGACGCTCTACTGACCAGTCAGGTGAAGCGATCCGTGCCATCGGTCTGTCGGCATGATTTTCAACAGTCTCGGAATAGAGTTGCATCACGCGATCAGATGTCTGGTCCCAGGAATAGCGCTCTGCGAATTTTCGTGTCTCAGCCCTGTCAGGCGGGTTGGCAAAAACTCTGTTCACAGCATCGGCGATGGCCTCGGGTGAGCGGGCTGAACAAACAACCCCTGCCGCCGGTGCCGTAATGACTTCTGCATTGCCCCATACCGGGCTGACAACACACGGTGTGCCGCAGGCCAGTGCTTCGAGAAGCACATTCGGCCAGCCCTCGCGGGATGATGCGAGAACCAGAATATCTGTTGCACTATAAATTTCTGCCAGGTCATGATGTGGCACAGCACCCAGAAAACGAACCCGGTCTGCACACCCAGCAGATTCAGCCTGTGCTAATAGAGCGGCTTTGTCAGGGCCGTCACCAGCAACCAGAAGAGTCACATCCTGCATGGCTGCCATGGCTTCTATAATCAGGTGGTGGCCCTTGCGTTCTATCAGGTGCCCCACAGAGAGGATGGTTTTGCCGGTCAGGTTAAGTTTTTGGCGTGTCGTTTCTCTGTCGACAGGTTTGAACATGGTCAGATCAACGCCGTTGCGCAAAACTTGGATTTTTTCCTTGGCAAGCCCGATCTCACCCATCTCGTCCTTCAGCGCCTGACAGACAGAGATACTTGCGGCGGCTATCGCAGAGGCTTCAAGGATCATGTCCCTCTGACGTCTGTATTGGGGGATGAGGTTGATATCGGTGCCGCGTGCCGTGATGACGACTGGTTTGCCGAACTTCTCCGCCGCCCGCGCGGCTGCCACACCATCAGGATAGTAGTAATGCGCGTCGACCAGATCGAAGTCCCAGCCATCATCGATCAGGCGCTGCATCTCTGCTTCAAAGCACCACTGAAGAGTATAGGCTGCTGCTGTCATCCCGATTTTGGGTGGCAGCATATAGCGCGGGTGACTGACTTCTATGCCATGGCGCGTTTCTGACAGCGGCGCGCGCGCATATCGCGCATATGATCCAAAAATGCCGGATTTGAACGGAAACCATGGCACAGGAGCAACAACGCGCAAATCAAGGTTGTGCCGTTTCTGGACATGGCGCAGGCGATTTTCCACGAATATGCCATGATGTGGATTCGCTGTATTGGGATAAAGAGTGGTCAGGCTGAGAATTTTCAAGGTTCCAGAATACCCGTATTTGGTGTTTCCCCAGTGTTTTGCTCGCTTTTTTGCGGTGCAAAAAGTTACTTGCCACTTTGTAGCGCACGTGTATTAAAGCGAGTTTAAGCATGGCATGCATCCTGCTTCTCACTGGTCAATAGTTTGATCAGCGGAGTAGGCAGGGATGTCCTTGTTTGATGGGGATTTTGGGGTGTTTGTCGAGGCGTTGAGTAATATCGACATGCTCGTGGTGGTATATGGTGGCCTTGCTGCCAGCTTTGCAGCTGCCGCGTTGTATGTCCTGACGCTGGACAGATCAGCGCAGGAAGCGGCCATGCTCGCATTTCCTCAGCGTAAGCGGATCATCAAAACATGGGTTGGGCGTCAGGCACTTTCTATATTTACCTCGCCAACAACCACCCCGGAGCACCTTCTGGGGCAGGTCGATCTCGATACTTTCTCCGTTGAGCAGGTTGCGCCAAATCCTGTTGCAACAGGTAGCTTGTGGGCGCGCGGTGCCAAAAGGGCCGTGGATATGAGCGCGAGCCTGTTGCTGGTGATTTTCACAGCACCGGTTCTTCTGCTTACTGCAGCGCTGATCAAACTGGAGTCTGCTGGCCCCGTATTTTACAAGCAAATCAGGGTTGGCCGGAATGGTCAGCATTTCAGCATTTACAAGTTTCGTTCCATGACCGTTGATGCTGAAAAATCAGGCGTTCAATGGGCCGCAGGCAATGATGCCAGGGTTACCCGCGTTGGCAGGTTTATCCGCAAGACCCGGATTGACGAGATCCCTCAGGCTTTCAATATTCTCAAGGGTGACATGAGTTTTGTCGGGCCGCGCCCTGAACGCCCTGAATTTACAGAAATGCTGGCAGCTGAGATTCCGCATTACAACGATCGCCATCTGGTTAAGCCAGGGCTCACAGGCTGGGCGCAAATTCGCTATCCCTATGGTGCCTCAGTTGAAGATGCGCGTCAGAAGCTGACTTACGACCTTTATTATATCAAGCATTTCAGTTTTGTGCTGGACCTCTTCATCATCATCCGCACCATCAAGGTTGCTGTGAAAGGTATTGGTAGCCGCTAGGCGGTGACAGCCTGTCTTAAGATAACAGTAAGGATGTCACCCCTATGCAGTATCAGGCAGAAATTGTATCAAATTGGACACAATATTAGGGCTGGAACCCGGGAAATAGCATCCGGTTACCAGGAAATTCGGGCAAGAGGTGAGTGCTGCATGATGAAATTTTTAACCGCAATTCCAAAACTCGCGGGACTGATCATGGTCTCGCTTATTTTCCTGAGTGCATGTGAGGGCATCGGCGGGAATGATTTGAGTTACGGGGACGGGCAGGAACCCCAGTCCCCTGATCAGTTACTGGCCTCAACGCCGGAATATCTGATCGGTCCTTTGGACCAGCTGCAGGTATTTGTCTGGCGCGCGCCGGAACTATCTACAGATGTTGTTGTGCGCCCGGATGGCCGTATCTCGACACCGCTTGTGGAAGACATGCTGGCAGCAGGTAAAACGCCGTCTGCACTGGCGCGAGATCTTGAAGTCGTGCTGGCTGATTTTGTGCGCACTCCTGAGGTGACAGTCATTGTCAGCCAGTTCTCCTCGACCTTCGATCAGCAGGTTCGCGTATTGGGAGAGGCGCAAAGGCCAGTCGCCCTGCCATATCAGGCTGGCATGACTGTTCTCGACGTGATGGTTGCTGTTGGCGGCTTGACTGAGTTTGCTGCTGGCAACAAGGCCGTTCTGATCAGAGGGCGCGGCAGTAACAGAAATTCCTATCGTCTGAAGCTGGATGACCTGATGCGCAAGGCAGATGTGCGGGCAAATGTCCCCGTAGCTCCGGGCGATGTCATCCTTATCCCGGAGAGTATTTTTTAATGTGGCAACAGCTTGGCAAGAGCGGAGACGGTCTTGATTTCACTATCTGATCTTCCCGAACCTCTGGTTCGGTATATCGTCGGTATGTGGCGGCAGCGCTGGCTGATCGCCGCTTTGACATGGGCTGTGGCTTTGCTGGGATGGTTTTTCCTGTTGATGGCGCCAGATGTATATACCTCAAGGGCGCAGGTTTATCTGAATACGGATACTTTCCTGCGCAGTTTCATCGACAAAACTGCTACTTCCGCTGATTTTGAGAAGCGTGTTCGGGTCATGCGCCTGCAACTTCTCTCACGTGAAAATATGGAGATTGTGGCGAAAAGTTCTGGTCTGGCTGCCGAACTTACGAATGAAACGGAACTGTCGCGTGTTGTGCAGGATCTCCAGAATGATATTTCTGTTGTGAATGAAGAGGGCCAGTATTTTTACATTGATTATGGCAACCACGATGCGGTTATCGCACAGCGTGTTGTCGACCAGGTAGTCAATCTTTTCATCGAGCAGGATATCGGTGCAGGTATCGTCCAGAGCCGTCAGGCTGTGGGCAAGGTTGAGCAGGAGATTA from Parvularcula sp. IMCC14364 encodes the following:
- a CDS encoding XrtA/PEP-CTERM system exopolysaccharide export protein, yielding MKFLTAIPKLAGLIMVSLIFLSACEGIGGNDLSYGDGQEPQSPDQLLASTPEYLIGPLDQLQVFVWRAPELSTDVVVRPDGRISTPLVEDMLAAGKTPSALARDLEVVLADFVRTPEVTVIVSQFSSTFDQQVRVLGEAQRPVALPYQAGMTVLDVMVAVGGLTEFAAGNKAVLIRGRGSNRNSYRLKLDDLMRKADVRANVPVAPGDVILIPESIF
- a CDS encoding exopolysaccharide biosynthesis polyprenyl glycosylphosphotransferase — translated: MSLFDGDFGVFVEALSNIDMLVVVYGGLAASFAAAALYVLTLDRSAQEAAMLAFPQRKRIIKTWVGRQALSIFTSPTTTPEHLLGQVDLDTFSVEQVAPNPVATGSLWARGAKRAVDMSASLLLVIFTAPVLLLTAALIKLESAGPVFYKQIRVGRNGQHFSIYKFRSMTVDAEKSGVQWAAGNDARVTRVGRFIRKTRIDEIPQAFNILKGDMSFVGPRPERPEFTEMLAAEIPHYNDRHLVKPGLTGWAQIRYPYGASVEDARQKLTYDLYYIKHFSFVLDLFIIIRTIKVAVKGIGSR
- a CDS encoding glycosyltransferase, which gives rise to MKILSLTTLYPNTANPHHGIFVENRLRHVQKRHNLDLRVVAPVPWFPFKSGIFGSYARYARAPLSETRHGIEVSHPRYMLPPKIGMTAAAYTLQWCFEAEMQRLIDDGWDFDLVDAHYYYPDGVAAARAAEKFGKPVVITARGTDINLIPQYRRQRDMILEASAIAAASISVCQALKDEMGEIGLAKEKIQVLRNGVDLTMFKPVDRETTRQKLNLTGKTILSVGHLIERKGHHLIIEAMAAMQDVTLLVAGDGPDKAALLAQAESAGCADRVRFLGAVPHHDLAEIYSATDILVLASSREGWPNVLLEALACGTPCVVSPVWGNAEVITAPAAGVVCSARSPEAIADAVNRVFANPPDRAETRKFAERYSWDQTSDRVMQLYSETVENHADRPMARIASPDWSVERLCELPDISPSLLVTVDTEEIFDWDNSDYKTHKVAPPEDIARFQSVCDRNGIKPLYFITWPLMQDAASVAYFKTLHETGKADLGLHLHAWVTPPFEGEHTAVTSYQCNLSATLHRQKLRTLIDAFEKVFGFTPISHRAGRYGVSPTVHEHLVEAGIRYDFSPGAGFDLSHDGGPDFSATGNTPWWRKADNGNESLLCVPVTGGRSIKRTRKVISGSPTARALPLLLKKTTAPLRLSPENFELEDLKALTHAVRENETPLLVYSLHSTSLTPQATPYSQMETDIEKILDTTDSYLKWFNGDIGRPTDLHQLISDAKNA